One Oncorhynchus clarkii lewisi isolate Uvic-CL-2024 chromosome 32, UVic_Ocla_1.0, whole genome shotgun sequence DNA window includes the following coding sequences:
- the LOC139391831 gene encoding fatty acid-binding protein, liver-like has product MAFNGKWKIHSQENHEEFLKAMAVPEMLIKMIKGVKPTTIIEQKGDDFTIRVETPLRTVTNSFTIGKEAEITAMDGRKFKCTARLEDGKLICDTEKFSHIREIKGENMVETITAASTTLTRISKRV; this is encoded by the exons ATGGCATTCAATGGAAAATGGAAAATCCACAGTCAGGAGAACCATGAAGAGTTTCTTAAAGCAATGG ctgtccctgaGATGTTGATCAAAATGATCAAGGGTGTCAAGCCAACGACAATAATTGAGCAGAAGGGTGACGACTTCACCATCAGAGTTGAGACTCCCCTCCGTACTGTCACCAACTCATTCACTATAGGGAAGGAGGCAGAAATCACTGCCATGGATGGGAGAAAGTTTAAG TGTACTGCCAGACTGGAGGATGGGAAGCTCATCTGCGATACAGAGAAGTTCTCCCACATCCGAGAAATCAAAGGGGAGAACATGGTTGAG ACTATCACTGCGGCCTCAACAACCCTCACCAGGATAAGCAAGAGAGTCTGA
- the LOC139391880 gene encoding serine/arginine-rich splicing factor 10-like isoform X2, with amino-acid sequence MARYLRPPNTSLFIRNISDESRPEDLRREFGRYGPVVDVYIPLDFYSRRPRGFAYIQYPFPSKFEDVRDAEDALHNLDRKWVCGRQIEIQFAQGDRKTPNQMKGKEGGSSRSSSRHDDRDYDRDSRRRRSRSRSYQRRRSRSPSYDRRPRRSESPRDSRGRMYGGRGRSRSPENNRHRPHPRDHRRPPPGHSPHSQSRSPSHSRSRPRAQRESRGKSRSHSKSLSPRGGDFHPAPGGYEPQDDASRSHSRSLSRSRSRSRSWTGRKSGGH; translated from the exons atGGCCAGATATTTGAGACCTCCAAATACATCTCTTTTCATCAGAAACATTTCCGATGAATCCAG GCCTGAGGATTTGCGCCGTGAGTTTGGTCGTTATGGGCCAGTAGTAGACGTCTACATTCCACTTGACTTCTATTCACGCCGACCAAGAGGATTTGCATATATTCAATATCCTTTCCCTTCTAAA TTTGAAGATGTGCGCGACGCTGAAGATGCTCTTCACAACCTGGACAGGAAGTGGGTGTGTGGCCGACAGATTGAAATCCAGTTTGCGCAGGGAGACCGAAAGA CACCCAATCAGATGAAAGGAAAGGAGGGGGGATCTTCGCGCAGCTCTTCGCGGCATGATGATCGAGATTATGATCGGGACAGTCGTCGTAGGCGCTCTCGCAGCCGTAGCTACCAAAGACGCAGGTCACGCAGCCCATCCTACGATCGCCGGCCCAGACGCTCTGAGAGTCCCAGAGA CTCCCGTGGAAGGATGTACGGCGGTAGAGGAAGAAGCAGGAGTCCGGAAAACAACCG GCACCGACCCCACCCACGTGACCACCGACGACCCCCCCCTGGGCATTCCCCTCACAGCCAATCCCGCTCCCCTTCTCACTCCAGATCCAGGCCCAGGGCCCAGAGGGAGTCCAGAGGAAAGTCTCGTTCCCACTCTAAGTCCCTGAGCCCACGAGGTGGCGACTTCCACCCAGCACCCGGTGGCTATGAGCCACAGGACGATGCGTCCCGCTCGCATTCTCGCTCCCTCTCACGGTCCCGTTCTCGCTCCAGGTCCTGGACAGGGCGCAAGTCAGGGGGACACTAA
- the LOC139391880 gene encoding serine/arginine-rich splicing factor 10-like isoform X1 → MFKLSKFEDVRDAEDALHNLDRKWVCGRQIEIQFAQGDRKTPNQMKGKEGGSSRSSSRHDDRDYDRDSRRRRSRSRSYQRRRSRSPSYDRRPRRSESPRDSRGRMYGGRGRSRSPENNRHRPHPRDHRRPPPGHSPHSQSRSPSHSRSRPRAQRESRGKSRSHSKSLSPRGGDFHPAPGGYEPQDDASRSHSRSLSRSRSRSRSWTGRKSGGH, encoded by the exons ATGTTTAAG CTCAGCAAGTTTGAAGATGTGCGCGACGCTGAAGATGCTCTTCACAACCTGGACAGGAAGTGGGTGTGTGGCCGACAGATTGAAATCCAGTTTGCGCAGGGAGACCGAAAGA CACCCAATCAGATGAAAGGAAAGGAGGGGGGATCTTCGCGCAGCTCTTCGCGGCATGATGATCGAGATTATGATCGGGACAGTCGTCGTAGGCGCTCTCGCAGCCGTAGCTACCAAAGACGCAGGTCACGCAGCCCATCCTACGATCGCCGGCCCAGACGCTCTGAGAGTCCCAGAGA CTCCCGTGGAAGGATGTACGGCGGTAGAGGAAGAAGCAGGAGTCCGGAAAACAACCG GCACCGACCCCACCCACGTGACCACCGACGACCCCCCCCTGGGCATTCCCCTCACAGCCAATCCCGCTCCCCTTCTCACTCCAGATCCAGGCCCAGGGCCCAGAGGGAGTCCAGAGGAAAGTCTCGTTCCCACTCTAAGTCCCTGAGCCCACGAGGTGGCGACTTCCACCCAGCACCCGGTGGCTATGAGCCACAGGACGATGCGTCCCGCTCGCATTCTCGCTCCCTCTCACGGTCCCGTTCTCGCTCCAGGTCCTGGACAGGGCGCAAGTCAGGGGGACACTAA